In a single window of the Rhodothermales bacterium genome:
- a CDS encoding LLM class flavin-dependent oxidoreductase, giving the protein MELGLYTFAEATPDASGHTISPAQRLRNLLEEIELADEVGLDVFGVGEHHRPEYVASAPAVVLAAAAARTKRIRLTSAVSVLSSADPVRVFQDFATLDLLSGGRAEIMAGRGSFIESFPLFGFDLDDYDTLFAENLDLLLALRDRERVTWSGTHRAPIRDRGVYPRPVQDPLPVWVAVGGTPQSVARAAGLGLPMALAFIGGDAERFAPLFAFYREAAERAGHDPAQLPVSINSHGFIADTSQRAADLAFPAFKGTMDRLGRERGWAPMSRPQFEASRSMRGANAVGSPQEIVDKVLAQHEIFEHDRYLLQMTVGSLPHRDVLRSIELFGTEVAPAVRRALRSEPAAKPSTEPAR; this is encoded by the coding sequence ATGGAACTCGGTCTCTATACCTTCGCTGAAGCGACGCCCGATGCCAGCGGCCACACCATCAGCCCGGCCCAGCGCCTCCGCAACCTCCTCGAAGAGATCGAACTCGCCGACGAGGTCGGCCTCGACGTGTTCGGCGTCGGCGAGCATCACCGGCCGGAGTACGTGGCCTCGGCGCCCGCCGTTGTGCTCGCCGCGGCGGCAGCGCGGACGAAACGGATCCGCCTCACGAGCGCGGTCTCCGTCCTCTCCTCCGCCGATCCCGTCCGCGTCTTCCAGGATTTCGCCACGCTCGACCTCCTCTCCGGCGGCCGCGCCGAGATCATGGCCGGCCGCGGCTCGTTCATCGAGTCGTTCCCCCTCTTCGGCTTCGACCTCGACGACTACGACACGCTCTTCGCCGAGAACCTCGACCTCCTCCTCGCGCTCCGCGACCGTGAGCGGGTGACGTGGTCGGGCACCCACCGCGCACCGATCCGTGACCGCGGCGTCTACCCTCGCCCCGTGCAGGACCCGTTGCCGGTATGGGTCGCCGTCGGCGGGACGCCGCAGTCGGTGGCGCGGGCGGCCGGGCTCGGCCTGCCGATGGCGCTCGCCTTTATCGGTGGCGACGCGGAGCGGTTCGCGCCGCTCTTCGCGTTCTACCGCGAAGCGGCGGAGCGGGCCGGGCACGACCCCGCGCAGTTGCCCGTGAGCATCAACTCCCACGGCTTCATCGCGGACACGTCGCAGCGCGCTGCCGACCTCGCGTTTCCCGCTTTCAAAGGGACGATGGACCGGCTCGGCCGCGAGCGCGGCTGGGCTCCGATGAGCCGCCCGCAGTTCGAGGCGTCGCGGTCGATGCGCGGCGCGAACGCGGTGGGGAGCCCGCAGGAGATCGTCGACAAGGTCCTCGCCCAGCACGAGATTTTCGAGCACGACCGCTACCTCCTGCAGATGACCGTCGGCTCGCTGCCGCACCGCGACGTGCTGCGCTCGATCGAGCTCTTCGGGACCGAGGTGGCGCCGGCCGTGCGGCGGGCGCTCCGCTCGGAGCCCGCGGCGAAGCCATCCACCGAGCCCGCCCGCTGA
- a CDS encoding two-component regulator propeller domain-containing protein, with protein MSPRFERLTIEDGLSQGLIADIFQDRRGFLWFATGEGLNRYDGHTVKVYEPVPFDTTSLADGNLSSVHEDRAGALWVATQYGGLARLDADETFTHFRHDPADPHSLSHDHTTAVFVDRRGILWVGTEAGLNRMEPDRPGRFTQFRHDPTDPTSLSHDAVRSLSEDATGALWVATADGLNRLDSATDRFARYLHDPDRPGEPGRALHRQFVDARAPTVRWIGSDSGLVRFDAADGSARRYLPNPRGGAGQNVVVDVSADPWDPGVLWVPVRDVGLARFDTTTETFTLYPIDANNPHGLVEHAGSTVYTDRSGTVWVGSSGGGLNRFDPAAIGVTHIGAATAEAPGLVNPNVWGLGVTRDDTVWAGTSGGALHRFDPAAGTVRVWASANGRLDPDRPSDEANAFAEEPDGTLWIGTIRGLDRYDPATGRFARYRHDPADSTSLSDDNVLALHHDRDGTLWVGTIRGLNRFDRGTGTFTRYLPDPGDGTTLGDDWAAAIFEDRAGMLWVGTRSTVSRLDRATGRFTNFRHDRADATTPTHGPFVWLHEREREPGVLWAASADGGGLDRIDTRTGTVAHFTTTSSEIPDNTVYAVLEDAEGRLWLSTNRGLARFDPDEPKPGHTFRRFGPESGLPGLEFNQHAAARGPDGRLYFGGVDGLVAFHPDDLVGNPIPPPVVLTGLRVGNERVRPGPGSVLSRPLSETQTVTLAHDQRNVAFEFAALHFKAPERNRYRYRLDGFDSGWVEAGTRPAATYTNLPPGRYTFHVIASNSDGVWNEEGAALALTVVPPPWQTWWAYLGYGLLAVGLLTGAYRARRRRHELRHRLEIEQIEAEQLRELDRARSRFFANVSHEFRTPLTLTLGPLDDIKAGLYGPLDAPLAQQVDLARRNAGRVLDLINQILDVARLESGRTPLRARPLDLGAFVVAVAQPFQALAARKAITFEVDRPATPIEVFADPLQLEKAVANLLSNALKFTPEGGTVRVTVAAEGGMVHVAVRDSGPGIPAADVAHVLDRFYQVNESRQTQLGTGIGLALAKEVVDLHGGTLAVESEEGFGSTFTITLPIGHAHLDPEQLVADEPWSPAETLQEGSAFLAVPGGDGLAGEDTPAAEPPIDDDVTTVLVIEDHAEVRAYVRRHLASAAEGSPAYRVLEAADGEAGLALAKECLPDLIVSDVMMPKLDGLALCRALKADPETDFIPVILLTAKAAPEDKLEALGEHCDDYLTKPFDPAELRARIANLIAVRTRLRERFRLEGITGGDDAPVPLRLPAPQEMTSADDAFLERVREAVEARLGDEAFSVSSLAEEVGVSRGHLHRQLKALAGQTPTDLIRTARLERAAHLLDGRAGSVSEIAYAVGFKSVAYFSDSFVRAYGCRPSSYAAREGMTEDTTG; from the coding sequence GTGTCGCCCCGTTTCGAGCGGCTGACGATTGAAGACGGCCTCTCGCAAGGCCTGATCGCCGACATTTTTCAGGACCGGCGTGGATTCCTGTGGTTCGCTACCGGCGAGGGGCTCAACCGATACGACGGCCACACCGTGAAGGTGTACGAGCCCGTCCCCTTCGACACCACCTCGCTGGCCGACGGCAACCTCAGCAGCGTCCACGAGGACCGCGCCGGGGCGCTCTGGGTGGCGACGCAGTATGGCGGCCTGGCTCGCCTCGACGCGGACGAGACGTTCACGCACTTCCGCCACGACCCGGCCGACCCCCACAGCCTCAGCCACGACCACACGACGGCGGTCTTCGTAGATCGTCGCGGCATACTCTGGGTGGGGACGGAAGCGGGGCTGAACCGGATGGAGCCCGACCGGCCGGGCCGCTTCACGCAGTTCCGCCACGACCCGACCGACCCGACGAGCCTGAGCCACGACGCCGTCCGCTCGCTCTCCGAGGACGCAACAGGCGCGCTCTGGGTGGCGACGGCCGACGGCCTGAACCGGCTCGACTCCGCCACCGATCGCTTCGCCCGCTACCTCCACGACCCCGATCGCCCCGGCGAGCCCGGCCGTGCCCTCCACCGTCAGTTCGTCGACGCCCGCGCACCGACGGTCCGCTGGATCGGCTCCGACAGCGGCCTCGTCCGCTTCGACGCCGCCGACGGGAGCGCGCGCCGCTACCTCCCGAACCCCCGTGGCGGGGCCGGTCAGAACGTCGTCGTCGATGTCAGCGCTGACCCGTGGGACCCGGGCGTACTCTGGGTACCGGTCCGCGACGTGGGCCTCGCCCGCTTCGACACGACCACGGAGACGTTCACGCTCTACCCCATCGACGCCAACAACCCCCACGGCCTCGTCGAGCACGCCGGCTCCACGGTCTACACCGACCGCTCGGGGACCGTCTGGGTCGGCTCGTCCGGAGGCGGGCTGAACCGGTTCGATCCGGCCGCTATCGGCGTAACTCACATCGGTGCGGCGACGGCCGAGGCGCCGGGGCTGGTAAACCCGAACGTGTGGGGGCTCGGTGTCACCCGCGACGACACCGTCTGGGCCGGCACGAGCGGCGGCGCCCTCCACCGGTTCGACCCGGCCGCCGGGACGGTCCGCGTGTGGGCGTCAGCCAACGGGAGGCTGGACCCAGACCGCCCTTCCGACGAGGCCAACGCCTTCGCCGAAGAGCCCGACGGCACGCTGTGGATTGGGACGATCCGCGGCCTCGACCGCTACGACCCCGCCACGGGCCGGTTCGCGCGTTACCGCCACGATCCCGCCGACTCCACCAGCCTCAGCGACGACAACGTGCTGGCCCTCCACCACGACCGCGACGGCACGCTCTGGGTCGGGACGATCCGCGGCCTCAACCGGTTCGACCGCGGCACCGGCACCTTCACGCGCTACCTCCCCGACCCCGGCGACGGCACTACCCTCGGCGACGACTGGGCGGCGGCCATCTTCGAAGACCGCGCCGGCATGTTGTGGGTGGGGACGCGGAGCACGGTGAGCCGCCTCGACCGCGCCACCGGGCGGTTCACGAACTTCCGCCACGACCGCGCCGATGCCACGACGCCGACGCACGGGCCGTTCGTGTGGCTGCACGAGCGGGAACGAGAGCCGGGCGTGCTCTGGGCCGCGAGCGCCGACGGCGGCGGCCTCGACCGGATCGACACCCGCACCGGCACCGTCGCCCACTTCACGACGACATCGAGCGAGATCCCCGACAACACCGTCTACGCCGTGCTCGAAGATGCCGAGGGACGGCTGTGGCTGAGCACGAACCGCGGCCTCGCCCGCTTCGACCCGGACGAGCCGAAGCCCGGCCACACCTTCCGCCGCTTCGGGCCCGAGAGCGGGCTACCGGGTCTGGAGTTCAACCAGCACGCCGCCGCACGCGGCCCCGACGGCCGCCTCTATTTCGGCGGCGTCGATGGCCTCGTCGCCTTCCACCCGGACGACCTCGTGGGGAATCCCATCCCGCCGCCCGTGGTCCTCACCGGTCTCCGCGTGGGGAACGAGCGCGTCCGCCCCGGCCCCGGCTCGGTTCTGTCGCGCCCTCTCTCCGAGACCCAGACCGTCACGCTCGCTCACGACCAGCGCAACGTCGCGTTCGAGTTCGCCGCGCTCCACTTCAAGGCCCCCGAGCGTAACCGTTACCGCTACCGCCTCGACGGTTTCGACAGCGGCTGGGTGGAGGCCGGGACGCGCCCTGCCGCAACGTACACGAACCTCCCGCCGGGCCGATACACCTTCCACGTCATCGCCTCGAACAGCGACGGCGTCTGGAACGAGGAGGGGGCCGCCCTCGCCCTCACCGTCGTCCCGCCGCCGTGGCAGACGTGGTGGGCGTACCTCGGCTACGGGCTCCTCGCGGTCGGGCTGCTGACGGGGGCGTATCGCGCGCGCCGCCGCCGCCACGAGCTGCGGCACCGGCTGGAGATCGAGCAGATCGAGGCCGAACAGCTCCGCGAACTCGACCGCGCCCGCAGCCGCTTCTTCGCGAACGTCAGCCACGAGTTCAGGACGCCGCTCACGCTCACCCTCGGCCCGCTCGACGACATCAAAGCCGGGCTCTACGGCCCGCTTGACGCGCCGCTCGCCCAGCAGGTCGACCTCGCCCGCCGCAACGCGGGCCGCGTGCTCGACCTCATCAACCAGATCCTCGACGTCGCCCGCCTCGAATCCGGTCGTACGCCGCTCCGCGCGCGTCCGCTCGACCTCGGTGCGTTCGTCGTGGCCGTTGCGCAACCGTTTCAGGCGCTGGCTGCGCGCAAAGCGATAACCTTCGAGGTGGATCGCCCAGCCACGCCGATTGAGGTCTTCGCCGACCCGCTGCAGCTCGAGAAGGCCGTGGCTAACCTGCTCTCGAATGCGCTCAAGTTCACGCCCGAAGGCGGGACCGTCCGCGTGACGGTCGCGGCCGAGGGCGGCATGGTGCACGTGGCCGTCCGCGACAGCGGTCCCGGCATCCCGGCGGCCGACGTGGCCCACGTCCTCGACCGGTTCTACCAGGTCAACGAGTCGAGGCAGACGCAGCTCGGCACGGGCATCGGGCTGGCCCTCGCGAAGGAGGTGGTGGACCTGCACGGCGGCACGCTCGCCGTGGAGAGCGAGGAGGGCTTCGGGAGCACCTTCACCATCACGCTCCCGATTGGACACGCCCACCTCGACCCCGAGCAACTCGTAGCGGACGAGCCGTGGTCGCCGGCGGAGACGCTCCAGGAAGGATCGGCGTTCTTGGCCGTCCCTGGGGGCGATGGGCTCGCGGGCGAGGACACGCCGGCCGCAGAGCCCCCGATCGATGACGACGTGACGACGGTGCTCGTGATCGAGGACCACGCGGAGGTGCGGGCCTACGTCCGTCGCCATCTCGCATCCGCCGCGGAGGGGAGCCCCGCCTACCGCGTCCTCGAAGCGGCCGACGGTGAGGCCGGGCTGGCCCTCGCGAAAGAGTGCCTGCCGGACCTCATCGTCTCCGACGTGATGATGCCGAAGCTCGACGGGCTCGCGCTCTGCCGCGCGCTCAAAGCCGACCCCGAGACGGATTTCATCCCCGTCATCCTCCTCACGGCAAAGGCGGCACCGGAGGACAAGCTCGAAGCGCTCGGCGAGCACTGCGACGACTACCTCACGAAGCCCTTCGACCCGGCCGAACTACGGGCACGGATCGCCAACCTGATCGCCGTACGGACGCGGCTTCGCGAGCGGTTCCGGCTGGAGGGAATCACGGGGGGCGACGACGCGCCTGTCCCGCTACGCCTTCCGGCCCCCCAAGAGATGACCTCGGCCGATGACGCCTTCTTGGAGCGCGTGCGCGAGGCCGTTGAGGCCCGCCTCGGCGACGAGGCGTTCTCCGTGTCGAGTCTCGCCGAGGAGGTGGGGGTGAGCCGGGGGCACCTCCACCGGCAGCTCAAAGCCCTCGCGGGCCAGACACCCACCGACCTGATCCGCACGGCGCGGCTGGAACGGGCGGCGCATCTGCTGGACGGCCGGGCGGGGTCCGTTAGCGAGATCGCGTACGCCGTTGGGTTCAAGAGCGTCGCCTACTTCTCGGACAGCTTCGTGCGCGCCTACGGCTGCCGACCGTCGAGCTACGCCGCTCGCGAGGGGATGACCGAGGACACGACGGGGTAG
- a CDS encoding response regulator, giving the protein MAASPPPIALQILVVDDDADMRLYLSGCLHNCGLAALTITEASSGREALLLAHTAAFDLIVSDLVMPGLDGLALCRALKADAATAAVPFLLVSGETRAPPPCADGFLVKPFNAAGLRAHVERLLA; this is encoded by the coding sequence ATGGCCGCTTCGCCACCGCCCATCGCCCTGCAGATCCTCGTCGTTGACGACGACGCGGACATGCGGCTCTACCTCTCGGGCTGCCTCCACAACTGCGGGCTGGCGGCCCTCACCATCACGGAGGCCAGCAGCGGGCGGGAAGCGCTGCTCCTCGCCCACACAGCCGCCTTCGACCTCATCGTCAGTGACCTGGTGATGCCGGGGCTCGACGGGCTCGCACTCTGCCGCGCCCTCAAAGCCGACGCCGCGACCGCCGCCGTCCCGTTCCTCCTCGTCAGCGGTGAGACGCGCGCGCCACCGCCCTGCGCCGACGGCTTCCTCGTGAAGCCCTTCAACGCCGCCGGGCTCCGTGCCCACGTCGAGCGCCTGCTTGCCTAG
- a CDS encoding tetratricopeptide repeat protein, with product MNRFFLLAAALLLFGAPFAQAQRVPATTTSDDARVHYVQGLDALANADFARARTHLDAALVADPAFAIAHMYRAVAGAEGREEHMRQATTHGARASEAERQMIESYAAHLDGDHEREIALVNTLAESYPADPYPPFQVGFELYGMERYDEAVAAFQRAIAADPNFGGAFNGLGYAAMEAGDDATAEQAFRDYVRVAPNEANPYDSYGEFLMNAGRLDEAEAQFEMALTKNPAFEVSRTNLMRTGIMRGNRAFEAAVARGDAKGVASLYTEGGIAYPPGAPPAQGREAIAELFAGYVANGVDGVTLETSEVRAMGDYAHEMGIGRISVGGEKGDPFNYSVLWMKDGDEWRLHRDIWN from the coding sequence ATGAACCGCTTCTTCCTCCTCGCCGCGGCGCTCCTGCTCTTCGGCGCGCCTTTCGCGCAGGCCCAACGGGTCCCCGCGACTACGACCTCCGACGACGCCCGCGTTCACTACGTCCAGGGCCTCGACGCGCTCGCGAACGCCGACTTCGCCCGCGCTCGCACCCACCTCGACGCTGCCCTCGTGGCCGACCCGGCATTCGCTATCGCCCACATGTACCGCGCCGTCGCCGGGGCGGAGGGCCGTGAGGAGCACATGCGCCAGGCGACGACCCACGGCGCGCGTGCCTCGGAGGCCGAGCGCCAGATGATCGAGTCCTATGCCGCCCATCTCGACGGCGACCACGAGCGGGAGATCGCCCTCGTCAACACGCTCGCCGAGTCCTACCCGGCCGACCCGTACCCGCCCTTCCAGGTCGGCTTCGAGCTCTACGGGATGGAGCGCTACGACGAGGCGGTCGCGGCCTTCCAGCGAGCCATTGCCGCCGACCCGAACTTCGGCGGGGCCTTTAACGGGCTCGGCTACGCCGCGATGGAGGCCGGGGACGACGCCACCGCCGAGCAAGCCTTCCGCGACTACGTCCGCGTGGCACCCAACGAGGCGAACCCGTACGACTCCTACGGCGAGTTCCTGATGAACGCCGGCCGGCTCGACGAGGCCGAGGCGCAGTTCGAGATGGCGCTCACGAAAAACCCGGCGTTCGAGGTCAGCCGCACCAACCTCATGCGCACCGGCATCATGCGGGGGAACCGGGCCTTCGAGGCGGCGGTCGCCCGCGGCGATGCGAAGGGGGTGGCGAGCCTTTACACGGAAGGAGGCATCGCCTATCCGCCCGGCGCGCCGCCCGCCCAGGGGCGCGAGGCCATCGCCGAGCTGTTCGCCGGCTACGTCGCCAACGGCGTCGACGGCGTGACGCTTGAGACGAGTGAGGTGCGCGCGATGGGCGACTACGCCCACGAAATGGGCATCGGGCGGATCAGTGTCGGCGGCGAGAAAGGGGACCCGTTCAACTACAGCGTGCTCTGGATGAAGGACGGGGACGAGTGGCGGCTCCACCGTGACATCTGGAACTAG
- a CDS encoding tetratricopeptide repeat protein, whose amino-acid sequence MKRLLLLSLTLLLTTATFAQAQRMPITTTSDAARVHYVQGEHATGNVDFERARAHFDAALAADPGFAMAHVYRAILSGGDERDEHVRHATAHAAQASEAERQMIESYAANLREDHDREATLLTTIAERFPSDPMPMFWWANTESNRGNHAEAVAAARRALAADPSFAPAYNLIGYAEVARGDLAAAEQAFRDYIRLAPDEANPYDSFGEFYLNQGKLDEAEKQYEMALTKDPEFTNARAMLVRIAVMQASEDHIAALNRQDTDAFVDFFTASAVESPSDGSQAVGREAIRENVANFLAAGEASVELVPQEIQPMGDGYAYQRAGVTMRLDGAVVQQGIISRVWVETDDGWKIARDTWTSAPVSAGTR is encoded by the coding sequence ATGAAACGCCTCCTCCTGCTTTCCCTCACGCTGCTTCTCACCACGGCGACCTTCGCACAGGCGCAGCGGATGCCGATCACCACGACCTCCGACGCCGCCCGCGTCCACTACGTCCAGGGCGAGCACGCCACGGGCAACGTCGACTTCGAGCGCGCCCGCGCGCACTTCGACGCCGCCCTCGCTGCCGACCCCGGCTTCGCGATGGCGCACGTCTACCGCGCCATCCTCTCCGGCGGCGACGAGCGCGACGAGCACGTGCGCCACGCGACGGCCCACGCCGCGCAGGCTTCGGAGGCCGAGCGCCAGATGATCGAGTCCTACGCGGCCAACCTCCGCGAGGACCACGACCGCGAAGCCACGCTCCTCACGACCATTGCGGAGCGCTTCCCGAGCGACCCGATGCCGATGTTCTGGTGGGCCAACACCGAGTCCAACCGGGGCAACCACGCCGAGGCCGTCGCCGCCGCCCGGCGCGCGCTCGCCGCCGATCCGTCATTCGCCCCGGCCTACAACCTCATCGGCTATGCCGAGGTCGCACGCGGCGACCTGGCCGCCGCCGAGCAAGCCTTCCGCGACTACATCCGCCTCGCGCCCGACGAGGCGAACCCCTACGACTCGTTCGGCGAGTTCTACCTCAACCAGGGCAAGCTCGACGAGGCGGAGAAGCAGTACGAGATGGCCCTCACGAAGGACCCGGAGTTCACGAATGCCCGCGCCATGCTCGTCCGCATCGCCGTCATGCAGGCGAGCGAGGACCACATCGCGGCCCTCAACCGCCAAGACACCGACGCCTTCGTGGACTTCTTCACCGCCAGCGCCGTGGAGTCGCCGTCCGACGGCTCGCAGGCGGTCGGGCGCGAGGCGATCCGTGAGAACGTCGCCAACTTCCTCGCCGCCGGCGAGGCGTCCGTTGAGCTCGTGCCTCAGGAAATCCAGCCGATGGGCGACGGCTACGCCTACCAACGCGCCGGTGTCACGATGCGCCTCGACGGAGCCGTCGTGCAGCAGGGCATCATCAGCCGCGTCTGGGTCGAGACGGACGACGGATGGAAGATCGCCCGTGACACGTGGACTTCGGCCCCGGTATCTGCCGGCACTCGCTGA
- a CDS encoding DUF4440 domain-containing protein → MNRFLLFLFVLTLGACQTPETETVEPTAAPVTNASDPADDRAALQAMTATYQTAIRAGDHAAIAALHADDAVIQPANSPAERGRAALDAYFEATDSEPEDLTFTTDDLVIAESGDLAYEVGTTTGPGVAGKYLTVFRRTPAGWRIVADSWSDDTPPAGGSDG, encoded by the coding sequence ATGAACCGCTTCCTCCTGTTCCTCTTCGTCCTCACTCTGGGTGCGTGTCAGACACCCGAGACGGAGACCGTCGAGCCGACGGCCGCACCCGTCACGAACGCCTCCGACCCTGCCGACGACCGCGCGGCACTCCAGGCGATGACCGCGACCTACCAGACCGCCATCCGTGCCGGGGACCACGCCGCGATTGCAGCGCTCCACGCCGACGACGCGGTGATCCAGCCCGCGAACAGCCCTGCCGAACGAGGCCGCGCGGCGCTCGACGCCTACTTCGAGGCCACCGACAGCGAGCCCGAAGACCTCACGTTCACGACCGACGACCTCGTGATCGCGGAGTCGGGTGACTTGGCCTACGAGGTCGGCACGACGACCGGGCCGGGCGTGGCAGGCAAGTACCTCACCGTCTTCCGCCGCACGCCCGCCGGCTGGCGCATCGTGGCCGACTCGTGGAGCGACGACACCCCGCCGGCCGGCGGCTCAGACGGCTAA
- a CDS encoding protocatechuate 3,4-dioxygenase produces the protein MATSKKMNRRAMLHASLGVGVGVLGAGFMPGARPAEGCETPAQTEGPFFPTRPPIDNDIDLTTIRGRADRAEGVVIGISGQVLDEGLQPVPGALVDIWQANRHGRYAHEADPNPAPLDPAFQGSAQLRTDAEGRYRFTTIIPGAYPAAEGWMRPPHIHFKVARRGFHELITQMYFAGEALNDADRLLQAVPERERLVVTLMDGEPHDVPAKTGVFNIVLQRVA, from the coding sequence ATGGCTACGTCCAAGAAAATGAACCGCCGCGCGATGCTCCACGCCAGCCTCGGCGTCGGTGTCGGCGTGCTCGGCGCGGGCTTCATGCCCGGCGCGCGACCCGCGGAAGGCTGCGAGACGCCTGCCCAGACCGAAGGCCCGTTCTTCCCCACGCGCCCACCCATCGACAACGACATCGACCTCACGACGATCCGGGGCCGGGCGGACCGCGCCGAGGGCGTCGTCATCGGCATCAGCGGGCAGGTCCTCGATGAGGGCCTCCAGCCCGTCCCCGGCGCGCTCGTGGACATCTGGCAGGCTAACCGTCACGGCCGCTACGCCCACGAGGCCGACCCCAACCCGGCCCCGCTCGACCCCGCCTTCCAGGGCTCGGCCCAGCTCCGCACCGACGCCGAGGGCCGCTACCGCTTTACGACCATCATCCCCGGCGCGTACCCCGCCGCCGAGGGCTGGATGCGCCCGCCGCACATCCACTTCAAGGTGGCGCGGCGTGGCTTCCACGAACTCATCACGCAGATGTACTTCGCGGGCGAGGCGCTCAACGACGCTGACCGGCTGCTCCAGGCCGTCCCCGAGCGCGAGCGGCTCGTCGTGACACTCATGGATGGAGAACCGCACGACGTGCCGGCCAAGACGGGCGTCTTCAACATCGTGCTCCAACGTGTCGCCTGA
- a CDS encoding Rid family hydrolase: MSKPDYFHLRPDVEKAYGYAHAVRIGDDIKVSGAVSMDDEGNPTAVGDLEQQMRNVYADLRKVLEHYGCTFADVVVENVFTTDMARFLEAASYRGTVYTEQFPTGSWLEVKGLALPEFLIEIEIEAHKSGA; the protein is encoded by the coding sequence ATGAGCAAACCGGACTACTTCCACCTGCGACCGGACGTCGAAAAGGCCTACGGCTACGCGCACGCCGTGCGGATCGGCGATGATATCAAGGTCTCCGGCGCGGTCAGCATGGACGACGAGGGGAATCCGACCGCCGTCGGCGACCTGGAGCAGCAGATGCGGAACGTCTACGCCGATCTGCGCAAGGTTCTGGAGCACTACGGCTGCACGTTCGCCGACGTCGTCGTCGAGAACGTCTTCACGACGGACATGGCTCGGTTTCTCGAAGCAGCCTCGTACCGAGGCACGGTCTACACCGAGCAGTTCCCGACCGGAAGCTGGCTCGAGGTGAAAGGGCTCGCCCTGCCCGAATTCCTGATCGAGATCGAGATCGAGGCACACAAGTCCGGAGCGTGA
- a CDS encoding SDR family NAD(P)-dependent oxidoreductase has product MNQTIVITGCSSGFGYDLALKLARGGDRVYATMRAPDGKNAEAAHSLSDLAGAENLDLRILDLDVTSDASVDAAAATVHDESGAADVVVNNAGQMFGGFTEAFTSSELAHQLDVNVVGVHRVHRAFLPAMRKAGSGLVVNISSTAGRAAIPFFGIYHASKWGLEGYTQALRGELASSGVDVVIVEPGPFETELFPNLVAPEDADDRTATYPAVVHETFAGMGEAFQGFFTDPDVPTDPAIVVDAIADLIAMAPGTRPLRTCLGMDLGVRERNAVLDPLDAGLLESMGMAEFATLAVSAPGTNGQDDGRVTFVFEQSATGPRTFAGTFEASGAISDTGRTEDTLDVSSAEGANPMVATFRRTVTGEKGTLVLIGDATVNLANPATAEVTGSWRVESGTGAYAGRAGSGEVSGTADFTLDRPHGTLRYLGDLEPA; this is encoded by the coding sequence ATGAACCAGACCATCGTCATCACCGGCTGCAGCTCCGGCTTCGGCTACGACCTCGCCCTAAAGCTCGCCCGCGGCGGCGACCGCGTCTATGCTACGATGCGGGCGCCCGACGGCAAGAACGCCGAGGCCGCCCACTCCCTCAGCGACCTCGCGGGCGCCGAGAACCTCGACCTCCGCATCCTCGACCTCGACGTGACCTCCGACGCCTCCGTGGACGCCGCCGCGGCGACCGTACACGACGAATCCGGCGCGGCCGACGTCGTCGTCAACAACGCCGGGCAGATGTTTGGCGGCTTCACCGAAGCGTTCACCTCCAGCGAACTCGCGCACCAGCTCGACGTCAACGTCGTCGGCGTGCACCGCGTCCACCGGGCCTTCCTGCCCGCGATGCGGAAGGCGGGGTCGGGCCTCGTCGTCAACATCAGCTCGACGGCCGGGCGCGCGGCAATTCCGTTCTTCGGGATCTACCACGCCTCGAAGTGGGGGCTCGAGGGCTACACGCAGGCCCTCCGTGGCGAGCTCGCTTCGTCGGGCGTAGACGTCGTGATCGTGGAGCCGGGGCCGTTCGAAACGGAGTTGTTCCCGAACCTCGTAGCGCCCGAGGACGCGGACGACCGCACGGCGACCTACCCGGCCGTCGTCCACGAGACGTTCGCGGGGATGGGCGAAGCCTTCCAGGGTTTCTTCACCGACCCCGACGTCCCGACCGACCCCGCAATCGTTGTGGACGCGATTGCCGATCTCATTGCGATGGCGCCGGGTACGCGCCCGCTCCGCACGTGCCTCGGCATGGACCTCGGCGTCCGCGAACGGAACGCCGTCCTTGACCCGCTCGACGCCGGATTGCTCGAATCGATGGGCATGGCCGAGTTCGCGACGCTGGCCGTCTCGGCACCCGGCACGAACGGTCAGGACGACGGCCGCGTCACGTTCGTCTTCGAGCAGTCTGCCACGGGGCCGCGCACCTTCGCCGGGACGTTCGAAGCGTCCGGTGCGATCTCGGACACGGGCCGCACGGAGGACACCCTAGACGTGTCCAGTGCAGAGGGGGCCAATCCGATGGTGGCGACGTTCCGCCGGACGGTCACGGGCGAGAAGGGAACCCTCGTCCTCATCGGCGACGCGACGGTAAACCTCGCCAACCCGGCCACCGCCGAGGTGACGGGGTCGTGGCGCGTCGAGAGCGGGACGGGCGCCTATGCCGGCCGGGCGGGCTCGGGTGAGGTCTCCGGCACGGCCGACTTCACGCTCGACCGGCCCCACGGGACCCTCCGCTACCTCGGCGACCTGGAGCCAGCCTGA